The genomic window ATGCGACAAGTTCGTGTAGATTTACCGTAGAAGTGTCCTTTATCTTCGTCGCATCGATATCGCATGCCACCGCTGATAAGAGCGCTAAAGTAACGAGCGATCTCGTCATTcctacaaaatatacaaaatatacaaaatattacattctCGAAGACGAAACTCCGTATGAAAAAGTTATAGTCCATATATTCGACTTACTTTTATATCAGACGATATTTTCGACCTCCTTTCCTGTTGTCGGAAACACCCTATATACATAGTAACTGTTTATAACCGAACAGTGCTCGTAAGAAACATTGTGAGTgccaaaattgaaaaacttcGACTTTCTATTGGAAAATCTTCTACATACCAATGGGAATACTGCGGTATAGAGTTTGAGTGCAATTTCGctttttaaatacttattaATTATGCCAGAAGATGGTGTCAGACGTCGCCTCTACAGAGAAAAATTAGATGAATGCAACTACAAATACAACtaacataacataataacATCATATAATACAACTAACTATAAAAGGTGACACGTACAGAGTTTTCTACAAATACACTTGTCTTTTTCACCAATTTAAACTGCATTAATGCATAAGGATTCTTCTTCTCCTGAAAATCCTGCTTCTTGGCACTTACAGTGTTTTAAggttatgaatttttaaattctaacgATATGTCGCGCTAAACTTTCGTCCCTGATACCATTCAACAATtggatttcaaaaattatttaaagatattctgtctatttcaaaatatcgatctcgttcgaataattatgaTCAGTGACGTTAATAGTTAATGCGAGATGTGGCGTAAGATGGACCTACCTGTCCTAATAACCAACTACGATCACTGTTTCGTCGTTGCACCACGAGTCGAACGCGAAGAATGGACTCGAAATGACCGTTTCTTCCGTATTTATGGTACTCGTTCGCGAATCCTACAGGCGACCTCGTTGCGGTCGAGAGATTAGGAGAATTGTATGGGGAATTTACCCTGCCACGAAACGCAAACATCCTGATGACTTTAGGTTATAAGTTTCTTCCGTGTTCTTGTTCTTTCGTCGAAAAATTCCTGTCATCAAGGGAAATGCGTTTCACGCTGGTCACGCTTGTCATaacagaaaatgttattttgtattttaacattttcaacacCGACTcgatgatttatatatttaaagacGATGCACATTGTCCCTGCAATTCTTAATATTAATCTTCCGTCtgcaactttatttttatcgactttGTTCGTATACCGAGTCGTTCAAGGTTATGCAGCTTTGTTTATACCtttgtgttttaaaaaatctccAAAAATTCTTGGATAAAAACTCCTCCAAGTTTCTAGAATGTCACTCGATTCCCATCGTAACGTGTTacctaaattttattatcgaagcaacgtttaaacaaaaatatcgaaagaatgGAAATTTGCTAATTCGAGAAACGTTTCGGTATGCAGATGGCGGTTTAACTAAgttaagattaaattaaactagTATTATACgcttcttataaaatataccgTGTATGTATCGTCGAATCTATCAGGATCTTAACTGTTCTATGTGAAAgtacttctttttttagtCGTTAAATGGTAAGAAAGAAGtcagaaaatcaacaaacTATAATCAAACGACGTCGTACaatcaaaaatatcgataacgtGCAATATAGTTTGCAATACGTTCAATGAAACAGATATTTACAATGTAAACTGGAAAGGGATTGAATATAAGTACGCTGTTTCGTTCTGCGTCATGAAAGACGCGTAAGTACTTACTTATAACCGTAAAAACGTTATGATGCGAGAAAGAACATGCACTCGTGTTTAATGTGATAATATGTTGTGTAATCGAATCAAGTAGGAGGTTAGCGCGTATCAACTTACGTTTGATGTAGTTCCTTTCGTCGGCGTATCCTTTTACCCCTTTAAACTGATCGagtttaaacaaaattttgtttctctaGCCTAAACACAACGATCTTCcctaatttttcttctttttttctttttgcgaGTCGCAGATCGTAGATACGAATAGTCGTAAAATCGTAAGGATTCGTCCACTACATCGCTTCGTACGACCGGCCAGTTCATTTGATTTCACGTCAAATAtgtattctttcgttttattgatCGATTTAAACATTTATGGTTGTTCTTTTCAGATCAAGAACCGATACATCCGACATTACTGAAGATACATTTCAGAAGAAATCGATAAACCATGGTGAGATAATCTGCTTATCTATTATGAGTTATATAAGTTAAATACTACAAGTTATGtggtaatgtaatatatttggCAATATAGTTTTTTAAGTGGATACAATTACGATGCGCGTGAAAACTACGCGAAATTCTAAGCAGAGGATTGATAGAAACAAGgtgcattttatttctctcgtttGTTCGTAGAAATTCAGATTTTTAGGCGATGGGGATTGCCCCGATTGGTTGCTGGCTGAGATCAACACGTTGTCACGTATGGtacaatttcgtttcaatatcACAGACAGTTTTCATTTCTCGACCGAGTACGCCACGATTCTTGAAggtttgtttaattattttatcgcagACATCGATCAAAATCAAACTACTGGGTCAAACGGTTGCAAAGTATCTTACGGAGAGCGATCTCGATGTGAGTACTAATTGTTGTTGatctatatttcaaaatattcattttacaaGCTTGTCGGATTTAGTCgtattaagaataaatattctgcAGAAAATTTTAGTCGAACAGAGCAAAATAGGATAACGGGTTATGTTGttaagaaggaaagaaaaaacgataGAGAAGATCTTAGATGCTGAAATCTAAAGGGAAAAGGGTTTTATGTTATACTATTTGTTCTGTCTCTGTCGCTATCGTTGTTATTTTTAGAAGAGTAATAtcaatttcagaatattttttctttttaaggaaGAGAAGGTCAGAAAAATTACTCAAGACGCTAAGGTTGGTAAGTGGAAATCAATTTTACCGCATCAAACAGTAAGTACAAGTGTATTGCTTTCTCGTTTCATACACaaaaattcgtttctctctttattcattttattcatatGTATGATCAATGTgcgtaacaatttttctttatcctcCTTTACTATTTCTTACCCTTCGTGAAGAATTAAACGACGCAAAGGCTATGGTGGCAGCtctcgaattaattttcacatCGTCCGCTCGATATGGCGTTTCCGCTGCTGATTTAAGCAGCGAATTACAACAGCTGGGACTGCCTCGCGAACATAGTGCTGCGATTGCCAGACTACATACGGATCATTGTCCTCAAATTACAGCCGCACTTTCTTCGCAGTCTTTAAGAGGTAATTGAACGTC from Bombus pyrosoma isolate SC7728 linkage group LG8, ASM1482585v1, whole genome shotgun sequence includes these protein-coding regions:
- the LOC122570003 gene encoding COMM domain-containing protein 4, whose product is MKFRFLGDGDCPDWLLAEINTLSRMTSIKIKLLGQTVAKYLTESDLDEEKVRKITQDAKVELNDAKAMVAALELIFTSSARYGVSAADLSSELQQLGLPREHSAAIARLHTDHCPQITAALSSQSLRVSRLSSIEVLSCDSSSPFSTVSLKLKKLDGNVEDSVINISKKDVHVLLTELRRAKSLMENL